A window of Candidatus Nitrospira allomarina genomic DNA:
AAACGATTGGTCGTCCGGTGGGAAGAAATTTTAGATCGCGTCCCGATTGTACGTGGTATTTATGCCACATTGAAGTCGATGATGGACATCTTATCATTCAAACAACGGGAAAAATATAACAAAGTGGTGATGATTCAATTTCCAAAAGAGGGAAACTATTGTTTGTCGTTTGTTACGGGGGAAACCAGAAAGGAAATTCAGAATCTGGCTCCGGAGCCTCTGGTCCATGTGTTTGTCCCCACATCTCCGAATCCAACCTCTGGCTATTTTCTCCTGGTTCCCGAGAGTGAAATTATTCCTGTGGATATGGGAGTTGAGGAAGCCATGAAGCTGATTGTTTCAGGAGGGTTCTATTCTCCTCCGGATAAATCCTCTAGCATTGAAATTGCAAAAAAACGGGATAGAATGACTCTCAAGGACTCACCAAAAGTACAAACCCCATGAGAAGAGACATTTAACAAAGGGTATGACAGGCATAATGAGTGGTAAAAATAGCACTGCCGCCATGATTCTGGCTGCGGGACAAGGAACCCGGATGAAATCGGCTTTGCCCAAAGTCTTGCATCGTGTGGCCGGTCGTCCCATGCTGTGGTATGCCGCGAACTTAGCTAGGCAAGTGACCACCCAGACCGTTGCCATTGTGGTTGGCCACGGATCGGAAAAGGTCCAGGCCTATCTCGAACAAGAAAAGGCTAATTTTGAGCCGTTTGAAGTGGTGATCCAGGAGAAACAATTGGGGACGGGGCATGCCGTTCAACAGGCGTATCCAGTCTGTACCAGGAACGACGCCAAGCAGGCCGACCAATTCTTAATTCTCAATGGCGATTCCCCCTTATTAACGCAGGCCACTTTGACTTCTCTGGTTGATTATCATCAATCTGAAAAAGCCGGCCTGACAATCTTAACGACGGTCATTCCGGAATCACATGGATACGGGCGGGTGGTTCGCGGGCCATCCGGCGAAATCCGACGTGTTGTCGAGGATCAAGATTGCTCAGCAGAAGAACGAAGTATTCCGGAAATTAATGTTGGAACGTATGTCGTGGATGGCAACTTCCTTGGAAAGGCACTGAGCCAATTGCGTCCGCAAAATGCCCAAGGGGAATATTACATCACCGATATTATTGGAATGGCTGTCCAGCAAGGCCTGAAAGTTGTGGCATGGATAACCAATGATCATTTGGAGACGACTGGGATTAACACAAGAGAACAACTGGCTTTAGCCGAAAAAGAAATGCGACGACGAATTTGCCAGCGTCTCATGTTGTCAGGTGTCACCATGCTGGATCCGGAGCGTGTGATCATTGACGATGGAGTCGAGGTCGGAAGGGACACCAGCCTGTATCCCGGAGTCATTCTTGAAGGCCGGACCGTCATTGGAGCCAATTGCGTTATTCACGGGAATTCGAGGCTGAACAATTGCCGGGTCGGCAATAATGTCCTCATTCAGGATTCGTGCGTCTTGCTGGAAGCCAAAATAGAAGAGGGTGCGGTCATCGGACCCTTTGCGCATTTGCGTCCGGGGAGCCATATTCATCGAAAAGGCAAGGTTGGTAATTTTGTGGAATTGAAACAGACGGAAGTGGGAGAAGGGTCTAAGGTCAATCATTTGAGTTATCTCGGAGATACCATGATTGGCAGGAATGTGAATATCGGCGCCGGGACCATTACCTGCAACTACGATGGATTTCGAAAGGCACGGACACAGATTGAGGACAATGTCTTTATTGGGAGTGATGTGCAATTAATTGCCCCGGTGACGATAGGGGAAGGGGCGTTGATTGCGGCAGGGACCACCGTCACGAAAAATGTTCCGCCCAATGCATTGGGCATTTCTCGAGTCGCGCAAGTCAATAAAGAAGGTACGGCGGCGAAACGGCGAGAAATTCTGGCTTCTTCCTCAGAAAAGGAACATGGTGACCCGGCAGAGCCGTCATTCCGACCGAACCCTCAGGAACAAAAAGGCCCTGTCTAGTGGCCAATTTGATGAACGAAGACGAGCGAAATCTGGCCTGGCTCATGTGTTTTCATCCAGGCTGATCGATACCATCCCGATCTTTCCAATACCATTTGGAAAAAATGATGCGGTGTAAGGAGCGTTAAAGTATGTGTGGAATCATCGGATATGTTGGAGGTGAATCAGCGACCCCTATTTTAGTGGCCGGGCTACAACGGCTGGAATATCGAGGCTACGACTCCGCCGGGATTGCGATTCAACATAATGGAGAGTTGAAAATTCGAAGGACGGTGGGCAAGCTCACCAATCTTCAGGCCGTTTTGCAAAACGGGGCTGTGGCTGGAACAATAGGAATCGGTCATACGCGTTGGGCCACGCATGGTCGGCCATCTGAACAAAATGCCCATCCTCACCGTTCGGGAGAGATTGTTCTCGTCCATAACGGAATCATTGAAAATTTTCTTGATCTTCGCCATCGATTGGAATTAGAAGGCTATCGGTTTGAGTCTGAAACCGACACCGAGGTGATTGCGCACCTCTTGTCCTCGCTCACGATAAAAGGGCATGGGCTTCAAGAGGCAGTCAGATTAATTGCCAATGAGCTCAATGGGAGTTATGCCATTGCCGTAATGTCGCTGGCTGAACCGGGACGCATCGTCGTCAGTCGTTCAGGGTGTCCCCTGGTGATTGGTCAGAATGGAAAAGGAGCCTTTTTGGCCTCTGATGTCACGCCTCTCCTAGCCCATATTCGGGAGGTGGTGTTTCTCGAAGACGGAGATGTGGGCATTTTAGAAGACTCCGGTATCACTATTTTTGATTCCGATGGCCAACCGAAAAGCTTCAACCCTGTTACCATTGATTGGGATGCTGAGGCGGCTGAAAAGGGGGGCTATCCGGATTTCATGATGAAGGAAATTCACGAACAGCCACAAGTGATCATGGATACGCTTCGGGGCCGGTTTCAATATGAAACGGGCGAAGCGGATCTTCCGGATTTGGCCATGACTGACGAGGAGTTGCTTAACGCCAGGCGAATCTGGATCGTGGCGTGTGGGACGTCTTGGCACTCAGGGCTCGTCGGGAAATATTTATTTGAAGAAATGATTCGACGCCCCGTTCAGGTGGATATTGGTTCAGAGTTCCGGTACCGGGAGCCTATGATTCAAAAGGACGATTTGTTTATTGCCATTTCACAATCAGGCGAGACGGCGGACACATTGGCGGCTGCACGGGAAGCCAAGCACCGAGGAGCCCGAGTCCTGGCGATTGTGAATGTGGTGGGAAGTACGCTGGCTCGCGAAGCCGATGGGGTGATTTATACGAGATGTGGTCCTGAGATTAGTGTGGCTTCCACGAAAGCTTTTACCGGGCAGGTGATTGCCCTCTATCTCTTGGCCTTGCATGTGGGACGAGTGCGTCGCACGTTAAGTCCGGAGGAAGGGCGATGGTGGTTGGATCATTTTCTCAAGCTTCCCGGCCAAGTCGAGCATATTCTCAAGCAGGAAGCGTCGATCCAAGCGATTGCCCAGCGGTATTATCAAAAACGAAATTTTTTGTATTTGGGACGGGGGATTAACTATCCCATTGCCCTGGAAGGTGCCTTGAAACTCAAAGAAATCTCTTATATCCATGCCGAGGGATATGCGGCGGGGGAGATGAAACATGGTCCCATTGCATTGATTGATGAGGACATGCCTGTGGTTGTACTATCGCCGAAAGATCGGCTCTACGAAAAGTCTGTCAGTAATCTGATGGAAGTGCGCGCCAGGAGTGCCCCCGTGATTGCATTTGTGACCGAAGGGGATCATGCCTTGGATCAGGTTGCCGATCACGTGTTCGCGATTCCTGCTGTCCATGCCCTCTTGACCCCGATTCTATTTACCGTCGGCCTTCAACTGCTGGCCTATCATATTGCGGTGTTGCGAGGGGTAGATATTGACCGTCCGAGGAATCTTGCCAAGAGTGTGACGGTTGAGTAAGGCGTCCTTCAGACTTCCCACCAGAGTCTTTCCTGCTTGGTTCTCACGGCTTCTATCACGTGGAGAGTATTGAATCATGGAGACCATGATTGTGACCGGAGGCGCTGGTTTTATTGGCGCCAATTTTGTCCGGATGGCCCTTCAAAGGACCGAGGCACGAATTGTCGTTGTGGACAAATTGACGTATGCGGGTCATCGAGAAAATCTTGATGGATTGTGGGACCATCCTCGTCTTGTGTTTATCCAGGCAGATATTGCCGATGCGGGTGAGATGACCAGGATTATGGGTTCATTTTCTCCCAGGTGGTTACTGAATTTTGCCGCTGAATCGCATGTGGACCGGTCTATTGACGACCCCTATCCCTTTATTCATACCAATGTCACGGGTACCCTGGTCTTATTAGACGTGGTCCGGCGATTTCTGAATCAGGGACATCCTGATCATCGCCAACGTTTTCGGTTCCTGCATGTTTCAACTGATGAAGTATATGGGACGTTGGGGCCGACAGGGTTGTTCTCCGAAGAGACCCCTTATGCCCCCAATTCACCCTATGCGGCGTCGAAAGCCAGCGCCGATCATTTGGTGCGGGCTTTTCATCACACGTATGGTCTTCCAATCCTGATGACTAATTGTTCCAATAACTATGGGCCTTATCAATTTCCCGAAAAGCTTATTCCTCTCATGGTCCTGAATGCCTTGGAAGGGAAGCCTCTTCCGATTTATGGGAACGGGCAGAATATACGGGACTGGTTGTTTGTGGAAGACCATTGTGAAGGCCTACTCCTGGTCCTTCAGGAAGGAACGCCTGGAGAAAAATATAACCTGGGCGGGCGATCGGAACGATCGAACCTTGATGTCGTGGACGCCCTATGCCGGATCTTGGAAGAGGTCGCCCCGGGTGGTTCCAATCCTTTTCTGTCTCAACGGGGTATCACACGATACGCAGACCTGAAAGTATTTGTGGCTGACCGTCCCGGGCATGATTTTCGTTATGGCATTGATACCACCAAAGTTCACTCGCAATTGGGGTGGAGCCCACGCCACTCTTTCGAGTCTGGGTTGCAGCAGACGATTGAATGGTATGCTGCCAATCGTCAATGGTGTCACGCTGTGACCACGAACTCCTATCAACGGGAACGACTCGGGTTAGCCTCTGTCCCATCGATATAGGTGTGGAAACGTTCTCTTTTTTTGGCAAGGTAACATGAGAATGATAAAGATATTGGGATGCAAAGGGATACGATGAAGGGAATCATCCTAGCGGGTGGGTCGGGAACCCGACTCTATCCCTTAACCCACGCCGTCAGCAAACAACTCATGCCGGTTTTTGATAAACCGATGATCTATTATCCATTGTCGACTCTCATGCTGGCTGGAATCCGGGATATTTTGGTGATCACCACTCCGCATGAGCAGGAAGGGTTCGTCCGGTTGTTAGGTGATGGCAGTCATCTCGGGTTAACGATCTGCTACCAAGTGCAACCCCGTCCCGAAGGCATTGCGCAAGCCTTTGTGATTGGGCGTGAGTTTATTGGAAAGGATCGGGTGGCGCTCATTCTTGGGGATAATATTTTCTATGGGCATGGGCTGTCTCGCTATCTTCAGGAAGCGGCCTCTCAGGTCACAGGGGCTCAAGTTTTTGCCTACCAGGTACGGGATCCCGAACGATACGGTGTGGTGACCTTTAATGATCACGGCCAAGCCACCAGCCTGGAGGAAAAGCCCTCCTGTCCCAAGTCGCCCTATGCCGTAACCGGGTTATATTTTTATGACAATCGGGTCGTGAGTATCGCCGATTCTCTCAAGCCTTCGGCAAGAAATGAACTAGAAATTACGGATGTGAATAGAACCTATTTAGAAGCCGGATCGCTACAGGTGGGGGTGCTTGGGCGTGGCATTGCCTGGCTGGATACGGGGACTCACGAATCTCTCATGCAAGCCGCCCATTATATTCAAGTTTTACAAGAACGACAGGGCCTGATGGTTTCCTGTCCGGAAGAAATCGCATACAAAATGGGGTACATTCAGGCAGGTGACGTGTTCCGTTTAGCCACGAAAATGAAAGACAACGGGTACGGACAATACTTGTTGCATTTGGTCAATCAGCGGCAGGAGTAACCGGTTATGAAATTTCTCCCAACCCGGCTCCCGGAGGTTCTGATTGTGGAGCCAGATGTGTACCGGGACCAACGCGGATGGTTTTTAGAAACGTATCATATACACAAGTATCAGGAGGCAGGGATTCTGCCTCCATTTGTCCAGGATAATTGCTCATCGTCGGTTCTCGGGACCCTTCGTGGGCTCCATTTTCAAATGACTTCTCCACAAGGGAAGCTCATTCGAGTGATCCGTGGGGAAATTTTTGATGTCGCAGTCGACATTCGAAAGGGGTCTCCGACCTTTGCCTCATGGGTGGGGGTGACCTTATCGGCAGAGGATTTCAGACAAATTTATGTTCCCATGGGGTTTGCCCATGGATTTTGTGTTCTCAGCGAAGTGGCGGAAGTCGAGTATAAATGTACGGATGTCTACGCCCCTGGCGGTGAAGTGACCATTCGATGGAATGATCCCCGTATTGGCATTCAATGGCCGATCGAACAGCCACTTCTCTCTGCAAAGGATGCTGCCGGGCAGGGACTTGACGAACTGTCCGACCAGCTTCCGGATTATCAACCATGAGGCAGAGTCGAATTTTAATCACAGGGGCTCAAGGGCAATTAGGGCAGGCGCTCCAACGGCAATATGCCGACCACGAGGTCACGGCCTGGGACCTCCAGGATTTGGATATCACACAGTTCGAGGAAGTCAGGAAAGCCCTTGATCAACTCCGACCACACATCGTCATCAATGCGGCCGCATTTACGCAGGTGGACGAAGCAGAAGTTAAGCAGGATGCCGCATACCGGGGCAATGCCCTGGGCCCAAGAAATCTTGCCGTGGTGACGAATGACTTGGGAATGACTCTTATTCATTTTTCCACCGATTATGTGTTTGATGGTCGGCAGAATCGGCCCTATCATGAATTTGATCGTACGAATCCTTTAGGCGTCTATGGGCATAGTAAATTAGCCGGTGAAGAGGCTGTGCGGGTCGCGAACCCACGACATTATATTGTGCGGACAGCTTGGCTATACCACACTGTAGGGAAGAACTTCCCCAGTACGATTTGTCGAATGGCGGGCCGAGAGGTCGTGAAAGTCGTCAGCGACCAGTATGGGTCACCGACCTTTGCCCCTCATCTTGCCCAGGCGGTATTCCAATTGGGTGAGACCGATGCGTTTGGGACCTATCATATGGCCGGTACCGGCGGAACGAGTTGGTATGAATTGGCCCAAACACTCTATCAGGCGTTGGATATTCAAACCTCGGTTGTGCCGATAGCGACTGCTCAATTTCCTCGCCCGGCCCGGCGGCCATCCTATGCGGTGCTGACTTCTTTACAGGACCCTTTGATTAAGTTACCGCCCTGGGAAGAGGGCGTTCGCGATTTTGCCAGTCAGTGGAAAGGCTAGGGGTCGTCATTCGTTCTGTGAATCATCTTTTCCCTGATCATCAGCTATCAGAAAGGCATTCCTAAACGATGGGTTACATCGAGGCGGTGGTGCTTGCGGTCATTCAAGGACTCACGGAATTCCTTCCGGTATCCTCATCCGGACATTTAGTTCTGGCTCAACACTGGTTTGGTCATTTTAGTGAGACCAATTTGTTGTATGACATCATGTTGCATCTCGCGACGGTGACTGCGATCCTGGTGTATTTCCGTCAGGATCTCCTCACCTTGGGTTTGGGTTATGTTGGATGGACAACAACCCAAGGCAGCCTGTTTCAAGGATTTGAGCGACGCACCATTCATTATGTTCTGATCGCGTCGATCCCTACGGCGATCATTGGATTAGGTATTCGATCGATCGGTCTTGAAACGCTGGTTCAGCCCTCCATCGTGGCTGTGATGTTGTTGGTTACCGGTGTGATTCTCTGGTTGGGGCACGGGAGAAGTCGTGCCAGGGGTATTCAGGACATGAGCATTCGGGATGCCCTGGCGATTGGCATGGTACAAGGTGTGGCGGTCTTTCCCGGGATTTCCCGGTCCGGATCAACCATAGCCAGCGGAGTGTTGTTGGGGTTGGATCGGGAATTATCGGCCCGGTTTTCTCTTCTGATTTCCATGCCTGCTATTGTGGGGGCAACGATCCTAGAAATTGGGAAAGGAATGGATCAGATTCATGACCCGATAGGCGTTTATCTCGTCGGAATGGTCGTCGCGGCTTTGGTGGGGTATGGATCTATTTCGTTGATTATTAAACTCGTTAGACAGGATCACTTCCATTTATTCGCTTATTATCTGTGGCCACTCGGAATAAGCATCCTTCTTTGGGATTCTTTGAAATAGATCCTGCTGTCTCCTTACCCTCTGTCATTCGCTGTGCTTACATCTCCTCTTCCATGTCCTTCTTTGTTCGGCGTGCCACGCCGGAGTCGATAGCAGCCTGAGAGACCGCCTTAGCGACCTTGGGTACCACCTGTTTGTCGAACACGCTGGGAATGATATATTCCTCACTGAGTGCGGAGTCAGGAATCATCTTGGAGAGGGCATGAGCCGCAGCAATGAGCATCGGTTCATTAATCGTTTTGGATTGCACATCAAGGGCTCCACGAAAGATGCCGGGAAATGACAAGAGATTGTTGCATTGATTGGGATAATCCGATCGCCCGCTGGCATAGACGCGACAGTGGGGAATGGCAGCCTCCGGCAGGATTTCAGGGTCAGGATTGGCTAAGGCAAACACAATGGGATCCTTGGCCATGAGTGCTAAGTCTTCGGGCTTTAAAATGTTGGCTGTGGAAAGACCAATCACCACATGGGCGTCTTTCAGGGCGTCCTGAAGGGTTCCGGTTGGCTGATCATACTGAATGATGCTGCGAAGCGTATGGCGATGTGGCAGAATTTCTTCCACCGGGCGATCCAACACCAGCCCCTGCTTGTCGCATCCCTTGATCCTGCTGACTCCGGCTCCTAAAAGTAATTCACAGCAGGCCGTGCCTGCGGCTCCCAATCCGAGCACCACAACGGTAATTTCATTGATGGTTCGGCGTGTGACTTTTAAGGCATTGAGAAGCGCACCCAAAATGACCACAGCCGTTCCATGCTGGTCATCATGCATGACCGGAATATCCAGTTCGGCTTGCAGTCGTCGCTCAATGTCAAAGCATCGGGGGGCACTAATGTCTTCCAGGTTAATGCCCCCAAATGACGGAGAGATGGCGAGCACCGTCCGGATAATCTCTTCTGAGTCCTGGGTTTTGAGACAGAGAGGCCAGGCATCAATACCGGCAAATTGATGGAACAACATGGCTTTGCCTTCCATGACCGGTAAGGCCGCGAGAGGGCCGAGATTTCCTAAGCCCAATATGGCCGATCCGTCTGTCACGACAGCAATGCTGTTACTTTTCGTCGTAAAGGAATAGGCTTTTTTTTCATCCGCGGCAATAGCTTTGACGACGCGCCCGACTCCAGGCGTATAGACCATGGACAGAGTATTTCGGGTTTTGACCGGGAACTTGCTTTCCACCCGGATTTTCCCGCCTAAATGCATGAGGAAAATCCGATCCGATGAGGCGATGACCCGAACATCCGCTAACGAATTCAGGCGTTTCATGACCCGTTCGCCATGTTCTTCACTCTGGACATCCAGAGTAATATCCCGGATCACTTTGGTGCGAGTGGCCGAGACCATATCGTACGCGCCCAAGCTGGCACCCTCTTCTGCGATGGCGGTGGCTAATTGGGCAAAGACGCCGGTGCGTTGAGTCAATTCTAATCGCACGGCCATCCGGTAATTGGAATAGGGGCCGATATCTTGTGAGGAACTTTGCCCATTTTGCTGTCGCTTAAAAAAATTCCACACCAAGGAGTCCCTCCTCTTCAGTTGCGCAATGGATCAATTTTGATCGCGTTACCCATAAGCTCCAGACCTTTTTCTTATATTGTATCGGATTATTCAAGTTAGGGGTATGTGCGGGAGACTGAACAAGGCCATTACTATTGGTGGGAGCTCGTTTAAGGAATGAAGGAATAAGGACGGGGTTCCTCCGGGGAGGTGAGCCAAAATTACAGCGCGCGCTCCGTAGGGCGTGACCTTACATTCGGCAATAGGGCCCAAAAACGCGCAGCCCGGGGCGTGGTCCGTGCGAAACCTTTCGATGCGCGCCAAACCTAGCGGCGGCGCAACCCGGGTTGCTCAGACAACGCCCGCCATAATTCTGGATTGAGCTCCGCGTCTCGGCCATGCCAAAAGGCCGATATAATTGTGAATAACAATAGAGTAGGTCAGTGAGATAGCTAGTAGCCTATGTCATACTCCCAGGACGGGAGGTATGAAGTGTATCCGTGGCGGGTGCGGTATGGTTTGTTTTGGCAGGGTGCCGATCATGGTATCTTCTCTGGTAGTTAAAATAAGTAACTTTTTTGTATTTGTGAACCCTCTCTTATGGAATCAGATAATACAGTCGAGCTCCTCCCAGATACCCGCCCGGCCCTTCAAGAAGAAATTCAATTCTCCGGTTGGCTGACCGGCCTGTGTCTGTTGTTCTGCGCAGGGGGGCTGGGATTGCTCTTTTGGGCGGTGACGCTTTCCGATGATGTGCGCCTGGCATCACCTGCAAGCCGTGATCTTGAGCGGATCGCCAGTCGGATGTTGGGTTTTGAATCTCGCCTGCCTGAACTCTCCTCGTTTGAACAGGTGATGTACCATTTGGGGGGACAGGACGGGGAGACGCTGGGGCAAATCCAACTTTGGTATGAAGAAAGGGTGGATGATCAATCCTCACCATTGGATAAATTGTATTTGGGCATGCTCTATGGCGAAGCCGGGTTGACCGACCAATTCAAGCAGTTTGTGATGAGTTGGAGTATGGAGCACAATTCGCCTGCTCTTTTTCGTCGATTGTTGGAAGTGGGATATGGGCAGAGCCAAACGTCACCTGCTGAGTATGTCTTCTTGCAGGCGCAGTTAGCCGAGGAGGTCCCCGCAAATTGGTTTTACTTTCATCTTGCGCGACGAATAGCCGTTCAGGCCGGTGATCAAGATTTACAGGAAAATCTGCAATTACAAGAGTATCAGTTGACCGACCCCCCATTATGGAGATGGCGCGTGTTATTGATGGGTGAGGTTGTGGTGATTGGGTTTGGGGTGGTGTTCTTTCTTCGTCTGGGTTTCGTTCGCTTGAAAGGCCGGAGTTCCCAGTCCCAAACCGACTTCGCTGCCTGGCGCATTCCCTGGACCTTCCGGGAGGGTATCGCGGTTTTAGCCCGTGGAGGTGCCCTGACGATTCTGTTGATGGGGCTGGTGGCGGTGATGCCTGATGGCATAGAAATTATTGAAGATTTCGGGATTGCTTTACTGTATCTTCCTCCCGTCGTCCTGACCGCTATGCTGTTGTGCCGAACCAGGAAACAATCGTTGCTACAGGTGGTGGGCTGTTCGAATGTGTGGCAACGTTTGAAATCCGGTCTGCCATTGATCGTGATGTTGGTGACGCTTGGCCTTGTTGGGGACTGGCTGATTATGCTCGGGGGGGATGCGTTTCAATCTTCGGTCCATTGGACAGAATGGTTTGTCCCGCAGCTGATTTGGGGAACGAGGATGGAACTCATCAAAACCACAATCGACTTTGTTCTTCTGGCGCCCTTTTTCGAAGAACTCATTTTCCGGGGAATTCTCTATACGACCCTTCGAACCAAATTCAGTTTTCCCCTCTCCATGGTCGCAAGTGGATTGATTTTCGCCTTGGCCCATGGCTATGGGCTGATCGCGTTTCTGACGGTTTTCTGGAGTGGGTTGTTGTGGGCATGGGCCTACGAACGAACCGGGAGTGTGATTCCCGGCATGGTGGCGCATGCCGTCAATAACGGGGTGGTGGTGTATTCTCTGGTCTCATTTTTCCGCTAACAATGATCAGGGAGCTGTTTGTTGTGAGGTGTTGTCATGATGATGGATGCCGTTCAATGTCGTCCAAGGCCTGATAGAGATCAGGAAATCGAATGGTATAGTGAAGGGTAGTGAGGAGTTTGTGAATGGAGACCTGTTTGCCGCCTTCCCGAGGAGGCGTGAGTGGGGGAATGGGCATGCTCCACTTTTCTGACGCAATTGAGAAAATCTCCGACCAGGTCCGTGGGGTCCCATCGCTAGCCAGATACGTGGTCCCGTTCTGAGCCCGTTCCAGGGCTCGCAAACAGATGCCTGCCGCATCTTCTACATGGAGGAGATTGACCCATTTTGGAGTATTGCGAATCCTGCCTTTTCTCATCCAATCCAACACATGACGGCCTGGCCCGTATAATCCTGCCAGTCGAATGACCACAGCGCCCAGTTGTGTCCGGAGATATTCTTCTCCTTGGACCCGAGGAAGGTCCATGTTGACCGGAGTCTGTTCCGTGACGGCTTCGCAGTTCGTGCCATAGGCGGATGTGCTTCCCATCACCAGAATTCTACCGGACTCCTTGGGACGGCTGCTGAAGAATTTCTGAACCACATTCAATGGCGTTGCAGGAAAACACCAGATGAGATGGGCCGGGCTGGGAATGGATCGCCAGGTTTCAGGCCGGGTCAGGTCAAAATGAATTCGATGTGCAGGTGAAATATCCGAGAGATGGACATCCGGCATTCGGCTTGTCGCGAAAACGATCCATCCTGCTTCACAAGCCTGGTGATAGATTCGTCGACCGGTATAGCCCGTGCCAAGAATGACGAGTGGATCATGGTAAAGGGAATTATGGCTCAAGGAAGAGGTCTTATCCGAATGTGTGATTGGGAAGAGAAATTTTTCAAAAGCCAGGGCTTACCCTGATTGGGGCTTGCTGGAATTCCGACATTATTCATTCTGTTCTGAGACATATTGTTGGGCGTATCGGATGTAGTT
This region includes:
- a CDS encoding undecaprenyl-diphosphate phosphatase, with the translated sequence MGYIEAVVLAVIQGLTEFLPVSSSGHLVLAQHWFGHFSETNLLYDIMLHLATVTAILVYFRQDLLTLGLGYVGWTTTQGSLFQGFERRTIHYVLIASIPTAIIGLGIRSIGLETLVQPSIVAVMLLVTGVILWLGHGRSRARGIQDMSIRDALAIGMVQGVAVFPGISRSGSTIASGVLLGLDRELSARFSLLISMPAIVGATILEIGKGMDQIHDPIGVYLVGMVVAALVGYGSISLIIKLVRQDHFHLFAYYLWPLGISILLWDSLK
- a CDS encoding NAD-dependent malic enzyme; the protein is MWNFFKRQQNGQSSSQDIGPYSNYRMAVRLELTQRTGVFAQLATAIAEEGASLGAYDMVSATRTKVIRDITLDVQSEEHGERVMKRLNSLADVRVIASSDRIFLMHLGGKIRVESKFPVKTRNTLSMVYTPGVGRVVKAIAADEKKAYSFTTKSNSIAVVTDGSAILGLGNLGPLAALPVMEGKAMLFHQFAGIDAWPLCLKTQDSEEIIRTVLAISPSFGGINLEDISAPRCFDIERRLQAELDIPVMHDDQHGTAVVILGALLNALKVTRRTINEITVVVLGLGAAGTACCELLLGAGVSRIKGCDKQGLVLDRPVEEILPHRHTLRSIIQYDQPTGTLQDALKDAHVVIGLSTANILKPEDLALMAKDPIVFALANPDPEILPEAAIPHCRVYASGRSDYPNQCNNLLSFPGIFRGALDVQSKTINEPMLIAAAHALSKMIPDSALSEEYIIPSVFDKQVVPKVAKAVSQAAIDSGVARRTKKDMEEEM
- a CDS encoding CPBP family intramembrane glutamic endopeptidase, translating into MESDNTVELLPDTRPALQEEIQFSGWLTGLCLLFCAGGLGLLFWAVTLSDDVRLASPASRDLERIASRMLGFESRLPELSSFEQVMYHLGGQDGETLGQIQLWYEERVDDQSSPLDKLYLGMLYGEAGLTDQFKQFVMSWSMEHNSPALFRRLLEVGYGQSQTSPAEYVFLQAQLAEEVPANWFYFHLARRIAVQAGDQDLQENLQLQEYQLTDPPLWRWRVLLMGEVVVIGFGVVFFLRLGFVRLKGRSSQSQTDFAAWRIPWTFREGIAVLARGGALTILLMGLVAVMPDGIEIIEDFGIALLYLPPVVLTAMLLCRTRKQSLLQVVGCSNVWQRLKSGLPLIVMLVTLGLVGDWLIMLGGDAFQSSVHWTEWFVPQLIWGTRMELIKTTIDFVLLAPFFEELIFRGILYTTLRTKFSFPLSMVASGLIFALAHGYGLIAFLTVFWSGLLWAWAYERTGSVIPGMVAHAVNNGVVVYSLVSFFR